A part of Prionailurus viverrinus isolate Anna chromosome E1, UM_Priviv_1.0, whole genome shotgun sequence genomic DNA contains:
- the CHD3 gene encoding chromodomain-helicase-DNA-binding protein 3 isoform X12, with translation MASPLRDEEEEEEEMVVSEEEEEEEEEGDEEEEEVEAADEDYEEDDDEGVLGRGPGHDRGRDRHSPPGCHLFPPPPPPPPLPPPPPPPPPPPDKDDLRLLPSALGVKKRKRGPKKQKENKPGKPRKRKKLDSEEEFGSERDEYREKSESGGSEYGTGPGRKRRRKHREKKEKKTKRRKKGEGDGGQKQVEQKSSATLLLTWGLEDVEHVFSEEDYHTLTNYKAFSQFMRPLIAKKNPKIPMSKMMTILGAKWREFSANNPFKGSAAAVAAAAAAAAAAVAEQVSAAVSSTAPVAPSGPPTLPAPPSADTQPPPIRRAKTKEGKGPGHKRRSKSPRVPDGRKKLRGKKMAPLKIKLGLLGGKRKKGGSYVFQSDEGPEPEAEESDLDSGSVHSASGRPDGPVRTKKLKRGRPGRKKKKAVLGCPAVAGEDEVDGYETDHQDYCEVCQQGGEIILCDTCPRAYHLVCLDPELDRAPEGKWSCPHCEKEGVQWEAKEEEEEYEEEGEEEGEKEEEDDHMEYCRVCKDGGELLCCDACISSYHIHCLNPPLPDIPNGEWLCPRCTCPVLKGRVQKILHWRWGEPPVSVPAPQQADGNPDAPPPRPLQGRSEREFFVKWVGLSYWHCSWAKELQLEIFHLVMYRNYQRKNDMDEPPPLDYGSGEDDGKSDKRKVKDPHYAEMEEKYYRFGIKPEWMTVHRIINHSVDKKGNYHYLVKWRDLPYDQSTWEEDEMNIPEYEEHKQSYWRHRELIMGEDPAQPRKYKKKKKELQGDGPPSSPTNDPTVKYETQPRFITATGGTLHMYQLEGLNWLRFSWAQGTDTILADEMGLGKTIQTIVFLYSLYKEGHTKGPFLVSAPLSTIINWEREFQMWAPKFYVVTYTGDKDSRAIIRENEFSFEDNAIKGGKKAFKMKREAQVKFHVLLTSYELITIDQAALGSIRWACLVVDEAHRLKNNQSKFFRVLNGYKIDHKLLLTGTPLQNNLEELFHLLNFLTPERFNNLEGFLEEFADISKEDQIKKLHDLLGPHMLRRLKADVFKNMPAKTELIVRVELSPMQKKYYKYILTRNFEALNSRGGGNQVSLLNIMMDLKKCCNHPYLFPVAAMESPKLPSGAYEGGALIKASGKLMLLQKMLRKLKEQGHRVLIFSQMTKMLDLLEDFLDYEGYKYERIDGGITGALRQEAIDRFNAPGAQQFCFLLSTRAGGLGINLATADTVIIFDSDWNPHNDIQAFSRAHRIGQANKVMIYRFVTRASVEERITQVAKRKMMLTHLVVRPGLGSKAGSMSKQELDDILKFGTEELFKDENEGENKEEDSSVIHYDNEAIARLLDRNQDATEDTDVQNMNEYLSSFKVAQYVVREEDKIEEIEREIIKQEENVDPDYWEKLLRHHYEQQQEDLARNLGKGKRVRKQVNYNDAAQEDQDNQSEYSVGSEEEDEDFDERPEGRRQSKRQLRNEKDKPLPPLLARVGGNIEVLGFNTRQRKAFLNAVMRWGMPPQDAFTTQWLVRDLRGKTEKEFKAYVSLFMRHLCEPGADGSETFADGVPREGLSRQQVLTRIGVMSLVKKKVQEFEHINGRWSMPELMPDPSADSKRSSRASSPTKTSPTTPEASATNSPCISKPATPAPSEKGDGVRTPLEKDEAENQEEKPERKIEKMETEADAPSPAPSLGERLEPRKIPLEEEVSGIAGEMEPEPGYRGDREKSATESTPGERGEEKPLDGQEHRERPEGETGDLGKRAEDVKGDRELRPGPPRDEPRSNGRREEKAEKPRFMFNIADGGFTELHTLWQNEERAAISSGRLNEIWHRRHDYWLLAGIVLHGYARWQDIQNDAQFAIINEPFKTEANKGNFLEMKNKFLARRFKLLEQALVIEEQLRRAAYLNLSQEPAHPAMALHARFAEAECLAESHQHLSKESLAGNKPANAVLHKGRNFFVDPHACHTANSTLSGALACV, from the exons ATGGCTTCCCCTCTGagggacgaggaggaggaggaggaggagatggtggtgtcggaggaggaagaagaggaggaagaagagggcgacgaggaggaggaggaggtggaggcggCCGACGAGGACTACGAGGAGGACGACGACGAGGGAGTGCTCGGGCGCGGGCCGGGCCACGACCGGGGCCGCGACCGCCACAGCCCCCCCGGCTGCCACCTcttcccgccgccgccgccgccgccgccgctgcccccgccgccgccgccgccgcccccgccgccag ATAAGGACGACCTTCGGCTGCTGCCTTCGGCCTTGGGCGTGAAGAAGAGAAAACGAGGACCCAAGAAGCAGAAGGAGAACAAGCCAGGGAAGCCCCGAAAACGCAAGAAGCTC GACAGTGAGGAGGAATTTGGCTCTGAGCGAGATGAGTACCGGGAGAAGTCAGAGAGCGGAGGCAGTGAATATGGAACCGGACCAGGTCGGAAACGGAGACggaagcacagagaaaaaaaggagaagaagacaAAGCGGCGGAAAAAAGGGGAGGGCGACGGGGGGCAAAAG CAGGTAGAACAGAAGTCGTCAGCGACTCTGCTGCTGACCTGGGGCCTGGAGGATGTGGAGCACGTGTTCTCCGAGGAGGATTACCACACGCTCACCAACTACAAAGCCTTCAGCCAGTTCATGAG GCCCCTGATTGCGAAGAAGAATCCTAAGATCCCGATGTCTAAGATGATGACCATCCTTGGGGCCAAGTGGAGAGAGTTCAGTGCCAACAACCCCTTCAAGGGGTCGGCAGCTGccgtggcggcggcggcggcggcggcggccgcagcTGTGGCTGAGCAGGTGTCAGCTGCCGTCTCATCGACCGCCCCCGTAGCACCTTCCggaccccccaccctcccagcacctcctTCTGCTGATACCCAGCCCCCACCCATCCGAAGAGCCAAAACCAAAGAGGGCAAAG GTCCAGGCCATAAAAGGCGGAGTAAGAGCCCCCGAGTGCCCGACGGACGCAAGAAGCTTCGGGGAAAGAAGATGGCGCCACTCAAAATCAAACTAGGGCTGCTGGGTGGCAAGCGGAAGAAGGGAGGCTCG TATGTCTTTCAGAGCGACGAGGGCCCCGAACCCGAGGCTGAGGAGTCAGACCTGGACAGCGGCAGCGTCCACAGCGCCTCGGGCCGGCCTGATGGCCCTGTCCGCACCAAGAAGCTAAAGAGAGGCCGGccggggaggaagaagaagaagg CAGTCCTGGGCTGTCCCGCAGTGGCCGGGGAGGACGAGGTTGACGGCTACGAGACGGACCACCAGGATTACTGTGAGGTGTGCCAGCAGGGCGGGGAAATCATTCTGTGCGACACCTGCCCTCGTGCCTACCACCTCGTCTGCCTTGATCCTGAGCTTGACCGGGCTCCTGAGGGCAAATGGAGCTGCCCCCACTGC GAGAAGGAGGGGGTCCAGTGGGaggccaaggaggaggaggaggagtacgaggaggagggagaggaggaaggggagaaggaggaggaggacgaccaCATGGAGTACTGTCGCGTGTGCAAGGATGGCGGCGAGCTCCTGTGCTGTGACGCTTGCATTTCTTCCTACCACATCCACTGTCTGAACCCGCCCCTGCCTGACATCCCCAACGGTGAATGGCTGTGTCCCCGATGCACA TGCCCCGTGCTGAAAGGCCGCGTGCAGAAGATCCTGCATTGGCGGTGGGGGGAGCCACCCGTGTCAGTGCCGGCGCCCCAACAGGCGGATGGGAACCCGGatgccccacccccccgcccccttcaaGGCCGATCCGAGCGAGAGTTCTTTGTCAAGTGGGTGGGACTGTCCTACTGGCACTGCTCCTGGGCCAAGGAGCTTCAG TTGGAAATCTTCCACTTGGTGATGTACCGGAACTACCAGCGGAAGAACGACATGGACGAGCCCCCGCCGCTGGACTATGGCTCTGGCGAGGACGACGGGAAGAGTGACAAGCGCAAGGTGAAGGACCCACACTACGCGGAGATGGAGGAAAAGTACTATCGCTTTGGTATCAAGCCGGAGTGGATGACCGTCCACCGCATCATCAACCACAG TGTGGATAAAAAGGGGAATTACCACTATCTGGTGAAATGGAGAGACCTGCCCTACGACCAGTCCACGTGGGAGGAAGATGAAATGAACATCCCTGAATACGAGGAGCACAAGCAGAGCTACTGGCGACACCG AGAACTAATCATGGGGGAGGACCCGGCCCAGCCCCGCAAgtacaagaagaagaagaaggagctGCAGGGCGACGGGCCTCCCAGCTCTCCTACGAATGAC CCCACGGTGAAATACGAGACTCAGCCACGGTTTATCACGGCCACGGGAGGCACGCTGCACATGTATCAGCTGGAGGGCTTGAACTGGCTGCGCTTCTCGTGGGCTCAGGGCACCGACACCATCCTGGCTGATGAGATGGGGCTGGGCAAGACCATACAGACCATTGTCTTCCTCTACTCGCTCTATAAGGAG GGCCACACGAAGGGTCCCTTCTTGGTGAGCGCCCCACTCTCCACCATCATTAACTGGGAGCGGGAGTTCCAGATGTGGGCACCCAAGTTCTACGTGGTGACCTACACGGGGGACAAGGACAGCCGGGCCATCATTCGGGAGAACGAGTTTTCCTTCGAAGACAACGCCATCAAAGGTGGCAAGAAAGCTTTTAAGATGAAG AGGGAGGCCCAGGTGAAGTTCCACGTGCTCCTGACATCGTACGAGCTGATCACCATTGATCAGGCAGCACTCGGTTCCATCCGCTGGGCCTGCCTTGTGGTGGATGAAGCCCATCGGCTCAAGAATAACCAGTCCAAG TTTTTCAGGGTCCTCAATGGCTACAAGATAGATCATAAGTTGCTGCTGACAGGGACTCCATTGCAGAATAATCTGGAGGAGCTTTTCCATCTGCTTAACTTCCTCACCCCCGAGAGGTTTAA CAATctggaaggcttcttggaggagttTGCTGACATATCCAAAGAAGACCAGATTAAGAAACTGCATGATTTGCTTGGGCCGCACATGCTGCGGAGGCTCAAGGCCGATGTCTTTAAGAACATGCCAGCCAAGACAGAGCTCATCGTTCGGGTGGAGCTGAGTCCCATGCAGAA GAAATACTACAAGTACATCCTGACTCGGAACTTTGAGGCCTTGAATTCACGAGGTGGTGGGAACCAGGTGTCGCTGCTCAACATCATGATGGACCTTAAGAAGTGCTGCAACCATCCCTACCTCTTTCCTGTGGCTGCTATG GAGTCCCCCAAACTGCCCAGTGGGGCTTATGAGGGTGGGGCACTTATTAAGGCATCTGGGAAGCTTATGCTGCTGCAGAAGATGCTGCGAAAGCTGAAGGAGCAAGGACACCGAGTGCTCATCTTCTCGCAG ATGACCAAGATGTTGGACCTGCTAGAGGACTTCTTAGACTACGAAGGCTACAAGTACGAACGCATCGACGGCGGCATCACTggggccctgaggcaggaggccATCGATCGGTTCAATG ctcctggcGCCCAGCAGTTCTGCTTCCTACTGTCCACCCGGGCCGGGGGCCTGGGCATCAATCTGGCCACTGCCGACACTGTCATCATCTTCGATTCCGACTGGAACCCTCATAACGACATCCAG GCCTTCAGCCGTGCTCACCGGATCGGCCAGGCCAACAAAGTGATGATTTACCGGTTTGTGACTCGAGCGTCCGTGGAGGAGCGCATCACACAGGTGGCCAAGAGGAAGATGATGCTCACCCACCTTGTGGTGCGGCCTGGGCTGGGCTCCAAGGCGGGCTCCATGTCCAAGCAGGAGCTGGACGACATCCTCAAGTTCGGCACCGAGGAGCTGTTCAAGGATGAGAACGAGG GGGAGAACAAGGAGGAGGACAGCAGCGTGATTCACTACGACAATGAGGCCATCGCGCGGCTGTTGGACCGGAACCAGGATGCGACCGAGGACACCGACGTGCAGAACATGAACGAGTATCTGAGCTCCTTCAAGGTGGCGCAGTACGTGGTGCGGGAGGAGGACAAG ATTGAGGAGATCGAACGAGAGATCATCAAGCAGGAGGAGAACGTGGACCCCGACTACTGGGAGAAGCTGCTGAGGCACCACTACGAGCAACAGCAGGAAGACCTGGCCCGGAATCTCGGCAAGGGCAAGCGGGTTCGCAAGCAGGTCAACTACAACGACGCCGCTCAGGAGGACCAAG ACAACCAGTCCGAATACTCCGTGGGATcggaggaggaagatgaagacTTTGATGAGCGTCCAGAAG ggcgTCGACAGTCCAAGAGGCAGCTCCGGAACGAAAAGGACAAGCCGCTGCCTCCCCTGCTGGCCCGAGTTGGGGGCAACATCGAG GTGCTGGGATTCAACACCCGGCAGCGGAAGGCCTTCCTCAACGCCGTGATGCGCTGGGGGATGCCACCACAGGACGCCTTCACCACGCAGTGGCTGGTGCGGGACCTCAGGGGCAAGACCGAGAAGGAGTTCAA GGCCTATGTGTCTCTGTTCATGCGCCATCTGTGTGAGCCCGGGGCAGACGGTTCTGAAACCTTTGCTGACGGGGTCCCTCGGGAGGGCCTGAGTCGCCAGCAAGTGTTGACCCGAATTGGAGTCATGTCTCTCGTCAAGAAGAAG GTGCAGGAGTTTGAGCACATCAACGGGCGCTGGTCGATGCCCGAGCTGATGCCCGACCCCAGTGCTGACTCTAAGCGCTCCTCCAGGGCCTCCTCTCCTACCAAAACGTCTCCCACCACCCCGGAGGCTTCTGCCACAAACAGCCCTTGCATTTCCAAACCTG CTACTCCGGCTCCAAGTGAGAAGGGAGATGGCGTCAGGACACCTCTTGAAAAGGATGAAGCGGAAAACCAGGAGGAGAAGCCCGAGAGGAAGATCGAGAAGATGGAAACAGAG GCCGACGCCCCTAGCCCAGCCCCGTCGCTTGGGGAGCGGCTGGAGCCAAGGAAGATTCCTCTAGAGGAAGAGGTGTCTGGAATAGCAGGAGAAATGGAGCCTGAACCTGGGTAccggggggacagagagaagtcAG ccACAGAGTCAACGccaggagagaggggggaggagaagccATTGGATGGACAGGAACACAGGGAGAGGCCGGAGGGGGAGACAGGGGATTTGGGCAAGAGAG CAGAGGATGTGAAGGGGGACCGGGAGCTTCGACCGGGGCCTCCTCGGGACGAGCCACGGTCCAACGGGCGGCGCGAGGAGAAGGCGGAGAAGCCTCGGTTCATGTTCAACATCGCAGACGGCGGCTTCACAG AGCTTCACACGCTGTGGCAGAATGAGGAACGGGCAGCTATTTCCTCGGGGAGACTCAACGAGATCTGGCACCGAAGACACGACTACTGGCTGCTGGCTGGGATTGTCCT CCATGGCTACGCTCGGTGGCAGGACATCCAGAATGATGCTCAGTTTGCCATTATCAATGAGCCGTTTAAAACCGAAGCCAATAAGGGAAACTTCCTGGAGATGAAAAATAAGTTCCTGGCCCGGAGGTTCAAG CTCCTGGAGCAGGCGCTGGTGATCGAGGAGCAGCTTCGGCGGGCGGCCTACCTGAACCTATCGCAGGAGCCGGCGCACCCCGCCATGGCCCTCCACGCCCGCTTCGCCGAGGCCGAGTGCCTGGCCGAGAGCCACCAGCACCTCTCCAAGGAGTCGCTGGCGGGGAACAAGCCGGCCAACGCCGTCCTGCACAAGG GGCGGAACTTCTTCGTTGACCCACACGCCTGCCATACCGCTAATAGCACCCTCTCCGGGGCCTTGGCCTGTGTGTAG